One genomic segment of Pecten maximus unplaced genomic scaffold, xPecMax1.1, whole genome shotgun sequence includes these proteins:
- the LOC117321454 gene encoding uncharacterized protein LOC117321454 — MYRMFMQNQSYEYLSQLDSLTQSINDTPSRPLGNIAPSDVNKSNEEEVRLKAYLVRTKQKWKPKEHKKESKTKKKREKPFYKYKVGDRVRITHLKHPFQREYDQKWTGEVFVIRGRFKRQGLPLYRLEDFDGEHISGTFYSQELQRVNVDENTTWKIDKVIKERKRNGETEVFVSWLHWPNTYNSWIPKKHLQDV; from the coding sequence ATGTACAGAATGTTCATGCAGAACCAGAGTTACGAATACCTGTCTCAGTTAGATTCACTCACACAGAGTATAAACGACACCCCTTCCAGACCATTGGGCAACATTGCACCTTCTGACGTCAACAAAAGCAATGAGGAGGAAGTGCGCTTAAAAGCCTATCTGGTTAGAACCAAACAAAAGTGGAAACCCAAGGAACACAAGAAagaaagcaaaacaaaaaagaaacgCGAAAAACCTTTTTATAAGTACAAAGTGGGCGATCGCGTTAGAATAACGCACTTGAAACATCCATTTCAGAGGGAATATGATCAAAAGTGGACAGGAGAAGTTTTTGTCATCAGAGGTCGCTTTAAGAGACAAGGTTTGCCTTTGTACAGATTGGAAGACTTCGATGGAGAACATATATCGGGCACATTTTACAGTCAGGAATTGCAAAGAGTTAACGTAGACGAAAATACCACTTGGAAAATCGACAAAGTTATAAAAGAGCGGAAACGAAACGGTGAAACGGAGGTTTTTGTGTCTTGGCTGCACTGGCCTAACACATACAATTCGTGGATTCCGAAGAAACACCTGCAAGATGTATAA